A genomic segment from Candidatus Desulfatibia profunda encodes:
- a CDS encoding diaminopimelate epimerase yields MEPITFFKMSGSGNDFIIIDNRNKVVEQTDLSKFVAKVCRRKMSVGADGFILVENTDSADFKWRFFNSDGSRAEMCGNGARCVARFALLNKIAGPNMSFETEAGIVGAQVAGDRVKITMPDPADLKMDYTLELKDRSMSISSVNTGVPHVVIAVDDIDAVQVVPIGREIRFHRTFAPAGTNVNFICLFKDGIIAIRTYERGVEDETLACGTGAIAAAIVTACASQIKSPAIVLTKSGEHLNIYFREAGGRFYDVCLEGDARLIYKGQLWEDAWK; encoded by the coding sequence ATGGAACCGATTACTTTTTTCAAAATGAGCGGCAGCGGCAATGACTTCATTATCATTGACAACCGCAATAAAGTCGTCGAACAAACGGACCTTTCAAAATTTGTCGCTAAAGTATGCCGCCGCAAAATGTCCGTCGGTGCCGACGGATTCATCTTGGTGGAAAACACGGATAGTGCCGATTTTAAATGGCGATTTTTTAATTCTGACGGCAGCCGGGCCGAAATGTGCGGAAACGGTGCCAGATGTGTCGCCCGGTTTGCATTGTTAAACAAAATTGCAGGGCCGAATATGTCCTTTGAAACCGAAGCCGGCATTGTCGGTGCCCAGGTTGCTGGCGACCGGGTGAAGATCACGATGCCGGACCCGGCCGATCTGAAAATGGATTACACCCTTGAACTCAAAGACCGTTCAATGTCGATCTCCAGTGTCAATACCGGCGTGCCCCACGTGGTGATTGCGGTCGACGATATTGATGCTGTCCAGGTCGTCCCGATCGGCAGGGAAATTCGGTTCCACCGGACGTTTGCTCCGGCCGGAACCAACGTGAACTTTATATGTCTTTTTAAAGACGGCATCATTGCGATCCGGACCTATGAACGCGGGGTTGAAGACGAGACGCTGGCCTGCGGCACCGGGGCGATTGCCGCTGCAATTGTCACGGCCTGTGCCTCTCAAATCAAATCCCCGGCAATCGTGCTGACAAAAAGCGGGGAGCATCTGAATATCTATTTTCGGGAAGCGGGGGGTAGATTTTACGATGTTTGCCTTGAGGGTGACGCCCGTCTGATCTACAAGGGTCAGCTGTGGGAAGATGCCTGGAAGTAG
- the lysA gene encoding diaminopimelate decarboxylase produces the protein MHHFHYRDHELYCEDVPIQAIAREVGTPFYLYSHATLKRHFLIFNEAFEGVDRLVCYSAKANTNLAVLKLFANLGGGLDIVSGGELYRGLKAGFSADRIVYSGVGKRVDEIDYALEAGILMFNVESLEELAVIDTRAGLLARRAPVAIRVNPDVDARTHPYISTGLKKNKFGIDTKTVIEGYKLASRLENIDVIGIDCHIGSQITEAKPFEDALESLKHLITELKTLGIEIRFLDMGGGLGITYDDEAPPHPRDYARVIVDSLKGTHLQLILEPGRVIVGNAGILVTRVLYRKSAQVKEFVITDAGMNDLMRPSLYKAFHAIQPVVQTDREPIKADVVGPICESGDFLATDRRISDVKQGDLLAVMSAGAYGFSMSSNYCSRLRIPEVLVSGNRFYVVRARQNYEDLVAGESLPSFLND, from the coding sequence ATGCATCACTTTCATTATCGTGACCATGAGTTGTATTGTGAAGACGTTCCGATTCAGGCGATCGCCCGAGAGGTCGGGACTCCCTTTTATTTATACAGCCATGCAACCTTGAAGCGTCATTTTCTCATTTTTAATGAGGCCTTTGAAGGGGTGGATAGACTGGTTTGTTATTCCGCAAAGGCAAATACCAATCTGGCGGTTTTAAAACTGTTTGCAAATCTGGGGGGCGGTCTTGATATCGTTTCCGGCGGAGAGCTGTACCGCGGGCTGAAAGCCGGTTTCTCTGCGGACAGAATTGTTTATTCCGGGGTCGGAAAGCGCGTTGATGAGATCGACTACGCCCTGGAAGCCGGTATTCTGATGTTCAACGTGGAGTCCCTTGAGGAATTGGCAGTCATCGACACAAGGGCCGGCCTGCTGGCAAGACGGGCGCCGGTTGCCATCCGGGTAAACCCTGACGTTGATGCGCGGACCCATCCGTACATTTCGACCGGTTTAAAGAAGAATAAGTTCGGCATCGACACCAAGACAGTGATTGAAGGCTACAAGCTGGCGAGCAGGCTGGAGAATATCGATGTCATCGGCATCGATTGTCATATCGGTTCACAGATCACCGAAGCAAAACCGTTTGAGGACGCCCTTGAGAGCTTAAAGCACCTGATCACTGAACTAAAAACGCTTGGTATTGAAATCAGATTCCTGGATATGGGCGGGGGGTTGGGTATCACCTACGATGATGAAGCGCCCCCGCATCCTCGTGATTATGCTCGGGTCATCGTTGACTCCCTTAAGGGGACTCATCTTCAACTGATCTTGGAACCCGGCCGGGTTATTGTCGGCAATGCCGGGATACTGGTCACCAGAGTTCTGTATCGAAAATCGGCCCAGGTCAAGGAGTTCGTGATTACGGATGCCGGCATGAACGACCTGATGCGGCCGTCGCTGTACAAGGCGTTTCATGCCATTCAACCGGTTGTTCAAACCGACCGTGAGCCGATAAAGGCAGACGTCGTCGGACCTATTTGCGAAAGCGGGGATTTTTTGGCAACCGATCGCAGGATTTCCGATGTCAAACAAGGAGATCTTTTGGCGGTGATGAGTGCCGGTGCCTATGGTTTTAGCATGTCGTCCAATTACTGTTCCCGGCTCCGCATACCTGAAGTGCTGGTCAGCGGTAACCGCTTTTATGTGGTTCGGGCCCGCCAGAACTACGAAGATCTGGTCGCGGGAGAGTCGCTGCCCTCGTTTCTTAACGATTGA
- the argH gene encoding argininosuccinate lyase encodes MPEKPWDGRFSEKTDRTVEAFTSSIDVDKRLYPYDIEGSIAHCRMLAKVSIISEEEASLLIQGLGKIKRELDRGEFAFDDGLEDIHMHIENRLVQEVGKAAQKLHTARSRNDQVVLDVRMYLRDETLNTIRRLVRLNRVVVDLAKMHIDVVLPGYTHLQRAQPVLLSHHLMAYYEMFSRDADRFNDCLKRINVMPLGSAALAGTTYPIDREHTAQLLNFPKISANSLDAVSDRDFVIEFLSSASLCMIHLSRMSEEIILWSSAEFGFIELPDSFATGSSIMPQKKNPDVPELVRGRTGRVFGDLMALLTLMKALPLSYNRDMQEDKAALFNTVDILKECIEIYIHMLPKLKINKEVMLRAATSGFLNATDMADYLVTKGMPFRQAHSCVGKAVSYAIEQRKELQELTLKELKSFSTLIKKDLYDVLTTEQMLNRRKSFGGTAKENVMAAIEAAEKDLITSWNV; translated from the coding sequence ATGCCTGAAAAACCCTGGGATGGCCGATTCTCCGAAAAAACAGATAGAACTGTTGAAGCCTTTACGTCTTCAATTGATGTTGATAAACGGCTCTACCCTTACGATATCGAAGGCAGTATCGCTCATTGCCGGATGCTTGCAAAAGTTTCGATTATTTCGGAAGAGGAGGCCTCCTTGCTGATCCAGGGCCTTGGCAAAATAAAACGGGAGCTCGATCGGGGAGAGTTCGCTTTTGACGACGGCCTTGAAGATATTCATATGCATATTGAAAACCGTCTGGTTCAGGAGGTGGGTAAGGCTGCCCAGAAACTTCATACGGCCAGGAGTCGTAACGACCAAGTTGTCCTTGATGTCAGAATGTACCTAAGGGATGAAACCTTGAATACAATCAGGAGGCTGGTGCGGCTGAACAGGGTTGTTGTAGATCTGGCCAAGATGCATATCGATGTTGTTTTGCCGGGATACACGCATCTGCAGCGAGCTCAACCGGTCCTGCTGTCACACCATCTGATGGCCTATTATGAAATGTTTTCGCGAGATGCCGACCGGTTCAACGATTGCTTGAAGCGTATTAACGTGATGCCGCTGGGAAGTGCGGCCTTGGCCGGAACGACATATCCCATCGACAGAGAACATACGGCCCAACTGCTTAATTTCCCCAAAATATCGGCCAACAGTCTGGATGCAGTTTCAGACAGGGATTTTGTGATCGAATTTCTGTCATCGGCAAGCCTTTGCATGATTCATTTAAGCCGAATGTCCGAAGAAATTATTCTGTGGTCGTCAGCCGAGTTCGGTTTTATCGAGCTTCCGGATTCCTTTGCTACCGGAAGCAGTATCATGCCTCAAAAGAAGAATCCGGATGTGCCTGAACTGGTCCGTGGAAGAACCGGCCGTGTTTTTGGAGATCTGATGGCCTTGCTGACGCTCATGAAGGCCCTGCCGCTTTCTTATAACCGCGACATGCAGGAAGATAAAGCCGCATTGTTCAACACCGTCGACATCCTGAAAGAATGTATTGAAATTTACATCCATATGCTTCCGAAGTTGAAAATAAACAAAGAAGTCATGCTCAGGGCGGCAACTTCGGGATTTTTAAACGCAACCGACATGGCCGATTACCTCGTAACCAAAGGAATGCCGTTCCGCCAGGCCCATAGCTGTGTGGGCAAGGCGGTAAGCTATGCCATCGAACAGCGCAAGGAACTTCAAGAGCTTACTCTCAAGGAACTGAAATCCTTTTCCACCCTGATTAAAAAGGATTTATACGATGTCTTAACTACGGAGCAGATGCTAAACCGCAGAAAATCTTTTGGCGGAACAGCAAAGGAAAACGTAATGGCCGCCATAGAGGCGGCTGAAAAAGACTTAATAACGAGTTGGAATGTTTAA
- a CDS encoding argininosuccinate synthase, producing MSDKVNKVVLAYSGGLDTSVILKWLIETYNCDVIAFAADIGQGEELGQIRENALNTGAVKVYIDDLKETFVKDYVFPAFRANAIYEGQYLLGTSLARPLIAKRQMEIAALEGADAVSHGATGKGNDQVRFELSYFAHDPHIRIIAPWRVWQMNSRSELMAYAQKHGIKVPATHEKPYSTDRNLLHISFEGGVLEDPWKQPSEDMYVLTVSPKDAPDEAEVIEITFIQGDPVAVNAKRLSPADLLLELNRLGGRHGIGRADIVENRFVGMKSRGVYETPGGTILRLAHMAVESITMDREVMHLRDTLIPKYSELVYYGFWFSPEMKLLQDMINQSQKNVSGTVRLELYKGGCRVLGRKSDESLYREDFATFEDDDVYSQKDAEGFIRLIALRLRIQKMLKQNG from the coding sequence GTGTCTGATAAGGTAAACAAGGTGGTTCTGGCCTATTCGGGGGGACTGGATACATCTGTCATATTGAAATGGCTGATTGAGACCTACAACTGCGATGTGATTGCATTTGCAGCCGACATCGGGCAGGGGGAAGAACTGGGTCAAATCAGGGAGAATGCCTTAAATACCGGAGCCGTTAAGGTTTATATTGATGATTTAAAGGAAACCTTTGTCAAAGATTATGTTTTTCCGGCGTTTCGTGCCAATGCCATTTATGAGGGGCAGTATCTTTTGGGAACATCCCTGGCCCGCCCCCTGATCGCCAAACGCCAGATGGAAATTGCAGCGCTTGAAGGGGCGGATGCTGTCAGCCATGGTGCCACCGGCAAAGGGAACGACCAGGTGAGGTTTGAACTCAGCTACTTTGCGCATGATCCCCACATCAGGATCATTGCACCCTGGCGTGTGTGGCAGATGAACTCCCGCAGCGAACTGATGGCATATGCCCAAAAACACGGGATCAAGGTGCCGGCAACCCACGAGAAACCTTATAGTACCGACAGAAATCTCCTTCATATCAGTTTTGAAGGGGGCGTGCTTGAAGACCCCTGGAAGCAGCCGTCCGAGGACATGTATGTGCTGACCGTTTCTCCCAAGGATGCGCCCGATGAAGCTGAAGTTATCGAGATAACGTTCATCCAGGGTGACCCCGTGGCCGTTAATGCTAAACGTTTGTCTCCGGCGGACCTTCTTTTGGAGTTGAATCGTTTGGGCGGCCGCCACGGAATCGGAAGGGCCGATATTGTCGAGAACCGATTCGTCGGTATGAAATCCCGCGGTGTTTATGAAACTCCCGGCGGCACCATTCTCAGACTCGCCCATATGGCTGTGGAATCGATTACCATGGACAGGGAAGTCATGCATCTGCGGGACACGTTGATACCGAAATATTCGGAACTGGTGTATTACGGATTCTGGTTTTCACCGGAGATGAAACTTTTGCAGGATATGATCAACCAGAGCCAGAAGAATGTTTCCGGGACGGTACGACTTGAACTTTACAAGGGCGGCTGTCGTGTTCTCGGTCGAAAATCCGACGAATCCTTGTACCGGGAGGATTTCGCCACCTTTGAAGATGACGATGTTTACAGCCAAAAAGATGCTGAAGGGTTTATCCGCCTGATTGCTTTGAGGTTGCGCATTCAGAAGATGTTAAAACAGAATGGATAA
- the argF gene encoding ornithine carbamoyltransferase codes for MKKDILTLLDLNKQDFELLFKRAFELKKRHKEGVADRTLAGKILGLIFDKPSTRTRISFEAAMIQLGGAPIFINARDTQIARNEPVRDTARVLSRYLDGLVIRTYSQDLLKEYAKFTEIPVINALTDLYHPCQVLSDLMTVIECKGGYAGLRIAWVGDGNNVCHSWINAASILCLDLMIACPEGYSPDAEILRKARESGNGRLTVTTDPVEAVKSADVIYTDVWASMGQESELSKRRRVFDPFQLNEDLLKKANRKDVVVMHCLPAHRGEEITEAVLEGPHSIVWDQSENKLHMHKAVLEVFMTR; via the coding sequence TTGAAAAAAGACATATTGACGCTATTAGACCTTAACAAACAAGACTTTGAGCTGCTGTTTAAGCGGGCCTTCGAACTGAAAAAGCGACATAAAGAAGGGGTTGCGGACAGAACCCTTGCAGGAAAAATCCTGGGACTTATTTTTGATAAGCCGTCAACGCGAACACGGATATCCTTTGAAGCGGCCATGATCCAACTGGGGGGCGCTCCGATTTTTATCAATGCCAGAGATACGCAGATTGCCCGCAACGAACCTGTAAGAGACACCGCCAGAGTACTTTCAAGATACCTGGACGGTTTGGTCATTCGAACCTATTCCCAGGATCTTTTAAAAGAATATGCAAAATTTACCGAAATACCGGTTATCAACGCCCTGACCGACCTATATCATCCCTGCCAGGTGTTAAGTGATCTTATGACCGTAATCGAGTGCAAGGGCGGATATGCGGGACTCAGGATCGCCTGGGTCGGGGACGGCAACAATGTGTGCCATTCATGGATAAATGCCGCGTCCATTCTATGTTTGGATCTGATGATAGCCTGCCCTGAAGGATATTCGCCTGATGCCGAGATCCTGAGAAAAGCCCGGGAAAGCGGCAATGGCCGGTTAACGGTCACCACGGATCCGGTTGAAGCGGTTAAATCTGCCGATGTCATTTATACCGATGTTTGGGCCAGCATGGGCCAGGAGAGTGAACTCAGCAAAAGAAGGCGCGTGTTTGATCCTTTTCAGCTCAATGAAGATCTTTTGAAGAAAGCAAACCGAAAAGATGTCGTTGTGATGCATTGCCTTCCGGCTCACAGGGGTGAAGAGATAACTGAAGCGGTATTGGAAGGCCCGCATTCAATTGTTTGGGACCAGTCGGAAAACAAACTTCATATGCACAAGGCCGTGTTGGAAGTATTCATGACCCGCTGA
- a CDS encoding acetylornithine transaminase — protein sequence MKSKIIDQAENVIAKTYKRFPIVITRGKGCTLWDDEGRSYTDFVAGIAVCNLGHAHPRVSKALVKQADILWHVSNLYYTMPQVELAEWLVKHSFADRVFFCNSGAEANEAAIKLARKYFKEKGEKRRFKIIAMERSFHGRTMATLSATGQDKIKKGFEPVLEGFNFVPFNDIDALKNQIGAETCAVILEPIQGEGGVRCPDPEYLKAVRLLCDRTGTLLIFDEIQTGIGRTGRLFAYEHFAVEPDIMTLAKALANGLPIGAMLARESVADAFGAGSHASTFGGTPVVTAASLEVLKVLEEENIVDRCSKIGAYFKERLLWLKSRHDAVVDVRGLGLLLGMKLKNKGEPVVNTCMQKGFLINCIQENILRFIPPLIIEKEQIDSLVACLDEIL from the coding sequence ATGAAAAGCAAGATAATCGATCAGGCCGAGAATGTCATCGCCAAGACCTATAAAAGATTTCCCATTGTGATCACCAGGGGCAAGGGATGCACGCTGTGGGATGACGAGGGCCGAAGTTATACCGATTTTGTAGCCGGGATAGCCGTATGTAACCTCGGTCATGCCCACCCGAGGGTTTCAAAAGCGCTCGTCAAGCAGGCCGATATCCTTTGGCATGTTTCGAACCTCTACTATACCATGCCGCAGGTTGAGCTTGCAGAGTGGCTTGTGAAGCACAGTTTCGCGGACCGGGTTTTTTTCTGCAACAGCGGGGCTGAGGCCAATGAGGCCGCCATTAAGCTGGCAAGGAAGTACTTCAAGGAAAAGGGTGAAAAAAGGCGCTTTAAAATCATCGCCATGGAGAGATCTTTTCACGGGCGTACCATGGCCACCCTTTCCGCTACCGGTCAGGACAAGATCAAGAAGGGATTCGAACCTGTTCTGGAAGGTTTTAATTTTGTGCCGTTCAACGACATTGATGCCCTGAAAAACCAAATCGGTGCAGAGACATGTGCTGTTATCCTTGAGCCGATTCAGGGCGAAGGCGGCGTGCGCTGCCCTGATCCCGAATATCTCAAGGCGGTCAGGCTGTTGTGTGATCGGACCGGAACGCTCTTGATCTTTGATGAGATCCAGACCGGAATCGGGCGCACCGGCAGGCTCTTTGCGTATGAACATTTTGCCGTTGAACCGGATATTATGACCTTGGCCAAGGCCCTTGCCAATGGATTACCCATCGGTGCCATGCTGGCCAGAGAAAGCGTAGCCGATGCGTTCGGAGCCGGTTCGCATGCTTCAACGTTCGGTGGTACACCAGTTGTGACCGCAGCGTCGCTTGAGGTTCTCAAGGTACTTGAGGAGGAAAATATCGTTGATCGTTGCAGCAAGATCGGCGCCTATTTTAAGGAGCGGCTTTTGTGGCTCAAAAGCAGGCACGACGCTGTCGTGGATGTCCGCGGGCTTGGTTTGCTGCTGGGGATGAAGCTGAAAAACAAGGGAGAGCCTGTTGTCAACACCTGCATGCAAAAAGGATTTCTGATTAACTGCATCCAGGAGAATATCTTGCGTTTTATTCCTCCGCTGATCATTGAAAAAGAACAGATCGATTCTCTGGTGGCCTGCCTGGATGAAATCTTATAA
- the argB gene encoding acetylglutamate kinase, giving the protein MNSNVADILIEALPYIRRFYGMTIVIKYGGHAMVDEQLKEDFARDITLMKFIGLNPVVVHGGGPQINSVLERMGIHPKFVRGMRLTDEPTMDVVEMVLGGKVNKSIVAQINQQGGKAVGLSGKDGGLILAKKLHIVYQENDNTPPEIIDPGLVGQVENINPSIINTLTQQGFIPIIAPVAPGAHGETYNINADLVAGRIAMALSAGRLIFLTDVDGVLDDSGKLISSIISQDIHRMVAAKTVSGGMIPKIECALEALNNGVGKVHIINGKKRHALLLELFTDKGIGTEVTI; this is encoded by the coding sequence ATGAACTCGAATGTAGCTGACATACTCATTGAGGCGCTTCCGTATATACGCCGCTTTTACGGCATGACTATCGTGATCAAGTACGGCGGACATGCCATGGTCGACGAACAGTTGAAGGAAGATTTTGCCCGTGACATCACTTTGATGAAATTCATAGGACTGAACCCGGTGGTTGTACACGGCGGCGGCCCCCAGATCAATTCCGTGCTTGAACGTATGGGGATACACCCCAAGTTTGTCAGAGGGATGCGTCTTACGGATGAACCGACCATGGACGTAGTGGAGATGGTCCTTGGCGGCAAGGTCAACAAATCGATCGTGGCTCAGATTAATCAACAGGGGGGCAAGGCGGTGGGTTTGAGCGGCAAGGACGGAGGGCTGATTCTTGCAAAAAAGCTCCATATCGTTTACCAGGAAAATGACAATACGCCCCCTGAAATCATCGACCCGGGGCTGGTGGGGCAGGTTGAAAACATCAATCCAAGTATCATTAACACGCTCACTCAACAGGGCTTTATCCCCATTATCGCACCGGTTGCTCCCGGTGCTCACGGGGAAACATACAATATCAACGCGGATCTTGTGGCCGGCAGGATCGCCATGGCCCTTTCGGCCGGGCGTCTTATTTTCCTCACGGATGTGGATGGGGTCCTGGATGATTCGGGCAAGCTTATATCTTCCATCATTTCTCAGGACATTCACAGGATGGTCGCAGCCAAAACTGTCTCAGGGGGCATGATTCCAAAAATCGAATGCGCTTTGGAGGCCCTTAACAACGGCGTTGGAAAGGTCCATATTATCAATGGCAAAAAGCGCCATGCGTTGCTGTTGGAGCTTTTTACCGACAAGGGTATCGGAACGGAAGTGACCATATGA
- the hslU gene encoding ATP-dependent protease ATPase subunit HslU produces the protein MSSLKPKEIVEELDKYIIGQHKAKRSVAIALRNRWRRQQVPEDLRDEIVPKNIILIGPTGVGKTEIARRLSSLTDSPFTKVEASKFTEVGYVGRDVESMVRDLVELTVNILKAREQEAVKENAWQIAEERMLDLLLPKSDTSQVRKADDTAETRFELLSSGGDESSSTREKLRNMLRQGRLDQRYVDLEVSERSMPVVEIFSNVGMEELGINFKDMLGGLLPKSTKRRKVKVPEAMETMAAEEAQNLVDMDKVVKQAIEKVEQSGIIFLDEIDKIVGKNGTHGPDVSREGVQRDLLPIVEGSTVTTKYGPVKTDNILFIAAGAFHTVKPSDLIPELQGRFPIRVELDSLGWKEFIRILTEPKNALLLQYVALLRTEGVEVVFENEAVEDIARIAEEVNNMTENIGARRLYTLMECLLEDILFDAPDLQQKKIVIDRQYVINKLKDIKDDEDLSRYIL, from the coding sequence ATGAGCAGTCTTAAACCAAAAGAAATTGTTGAAGAACTTGATAAGTATATTATCGGCCAGCACAAAGCCAAGCGGTCGGTTGCCATTGCCTTGAGGAACAGGTGGCGCCGGCAGCAGGTGCCGGAGGATCTGCGGGATGAAATCGTCCCCAAAAATATTATACTTATCGGCCCCACAGGGGTGGGCAAGACGGAGATTGCCCGGCGGCTGTCAAGCCTCACGGATTCTCCGTTTACCAAAGTTGAGGCCTCTAAGTTCACCGAGGTGGGCTATGTCGGGCGAGACGTTGAATCTATGGTGAGGGATCTGGTTGAGCTGACTGTCAATATCCTTAAAGCCAGGGAGCAGGAAGCTGTCAAGGAAAATGCCTGGCAGATCGCTGAAGAAAGAATGCTCGACCTTTTGCTGCCAAAGTCGGACACGTCTCAGGTGCGTAAGGCCGACGATACAGCCGAAACGCGGTTTGAGCTTTTATCGTCCGGCGGTGATGAGTCATCCTCTACCAGGGAAAAGCTTAGAAACATGCTTCGTCAAGGAAGGCTCGATCAACGCTATGTTGATCTCGAGGTATCAGAACGGTCTATGCCGGTAGTGGAAATATTTTCCAACGTCGGCATGGAAGAGTTGGGGATCAATTTTAAAGATATGCTGGGCGGCCTTTTGCCCAAAAGTACGAAACGGCGGAAGGTTAAAGTGCCGGAAGCCATGGAGACGATGGCCGCCGAAGAGGCCCAGAATCTTGTGGATATGGACAAGGTGGTCAAGCAGGCTATCGAGAAGGTGGAGCAGTCAGGAATAATTTTCTTGGATGAGATTGACAAGATCGTCGGCAAAAACGGCACCCATGGACCAGATGTTTCCAGGGAAGGTGTTCAGCGCGATCTGCTTCCGATCGTTGAGGGGAGCACGGTAACCACCAAATATGGTCCGGTGAAGACCGACAATATCCTCTTTATCGCCGCGGGTGCATTTCATACGGTAAAACCATCTGATTTGATTCCGGAACTCCAGGGTCGATTTCCCATCCGGGTGGAGCTTGATTCTCTGGGCTGGAAAGAATTTATCAGAATACTGACGGAGCCGAAAAATGCGCTTCTGCTTCAATACGTGGCCCTCTTAAGGACCGAAGGCGTTGAAGTGGTCTTTGAAAATGAGGCTGTCGAAGATATCGCCAGAATTGCCGAAGAGGTTAATAACATGACTGAAAATATCGGCGCCAGAAGACTCTACACCCTTATGGAGTGTTTGCTGGAAGACATTCTTTTTGATGCGCCCGACCTGCAGCAAAAGAAAATCGTTATCGACCGGCAGTATGTGATCAATAAATTAAAAGACATCAAGGACGATGAGGACCTGAGTAGATATATATTGTAA
- the hslV gene encoding ATP-dependent protease subunit HslV, with translation MKFHGTTILAVRHKGKVVVAGDGQVTLNNTIIKHKAKKVRRIYNNKIIVGFAGATADALNLSERLESKLERFNGNLTRSAVELAKDWRTDRYLRRLEAIMIAVDGDNMFLISGNGDVIEPEEGVIGIGSGGTSAQAAAMALIRHTELDAKAIAEEALRIAGSLCVFTNQVLTIEEL, from the coding sequence ATGAAATTTCACGGAACAACGATTCTGGCCGTCAGGCATAAAGGCAAGGTGGTGGTGGCCGGTGACGGCCAGGTTACCCTGAACAATACCATCATTAAGCATAAAGCCAAAAAGGTCAGAAGGATTTACAACAACAAGATCATCGTGGGATTTGCCGGCGCCACCGCCGATGCCTTGAACCTTTCCGAGCGTTTGGAGTCCAAGCTGGAACGTTTTAACGGCAATCTGACCCGCAGTGCCGTTGAATTGGCCAAAGACTGGCGAACCGACAGATATTTGAGGCGTCTTGAGGCCATCATGATCGCCGTCGATGGTGACAATATGTTTCTTATCTCTGGAAACGGTGATGTGATTGAACCCGAAGAGGGTGTCATCGGCATCGGGTCCGGCGGAACCAGTGCCCAGGCAGCAGCGATGGCCCTTATCAGGCATACTGAACTCGATGCCAAGGCGATTGCCGAAGAGGCGCTGAGAATCGCAGGTTCCCTGTGTGTATTTACGAACCAAGTTTTGACGATAGAGGAATTATAA
- a CDS encoding tyrosine recombinase XerC, protein MISASLKNLIESFVKSLSSEKGYSENTCRAYLHDLNEFVSFIFDSWFSGEISPKDKDVFRADQVNGLIIRGYLGFLHKKNKKVTIARKLSAIRSFFRHLVKHEVMMENPVDSILTPKQEKTIPTYLPVDDMFRLLDSIKTDTLAGLRNRAIFETLYSCGIRVSELSGMNVFDLDFTKSVVRVLGKGDRERMVPIGRKALDAIRAYRQKLQEETGIPPDKNTPLFLNKNNGRLTTRSIARILEKTARECGLLAPVSPHALRHTFATHMLDAGADLRVVQELLGHKSLSTTQKYTHVSIDRLMEAYDKAHPRK, encoded by the coding sequence ATGATTTCGGCTTCTTTGAAAAATCTTATCGAATCTTTTGTAAAATCCCTTTCCTCTGAAAAGGGGTATTCCGAGAATACCTGCCGTGCTTATCTGCATGATCTTAATGAGTTTGTATCTTTTATATTCGACAGCTGGTTCTCAGGGGAGATCAGTCCAAAGGATAAAGACGTTTTCAGGGCGGATCAGGTCAACGGTTTGATCATAAGGGGTTACCTGGGATTCTTGCACAAAAAGAATAAAAAAGTTACCATCGCCAGAAAGCTATCGGCCATTCGCAGCTTTTTCAGACACCTTGTCAAACATGAGGTTATGATGGAAAATCCGGTAGATTCGATTCTGACGCCCAAGCAGGAAAAAACGATCCCCACTTATCTTCCTGTCGATGATATGTTCAGACTGCTCGATTCCATCAAGACCGATACGCTGGCGGGTCTTAGGAATAGAGCCATTTTTGAAACCCTTTATTCATGTGGAATACGTGTGTCGGAACTTTCCGGTATGAATGTGTTTGATCTGGATTTTACCAAAAGTGTCGTTCGTGTTCTTGGAAAGGGAGATCGGGAGCGCATGGTGCCCATCGGTAGGAAAGCGCTGGATGCCATCAGGGCCTACAGACAAAAACTGCAGGAGGAAACAGGCATACCGCCTGATAAAAATACGCCGCTTTTTTTAAATAAAAACAACGGTCGTCTGACAACACGATCAATTGCCCGCATTCTTGAAAAAACTGCCAGAGAGTGCGGGCTGCTCGCACCTGTTTCGCCGCACGCGCTGCGTCATACTTTCGCAACCCATATGCTGGACGCCGGTGCGGACTTAAGGGTGGTTCAGGAGCTTTTGGGACATAAAAGCCTTTCGACGACCCAGAAATATACCCATGTAAGTATCGACAGATTGATGGAAGCGTATGATAAGGCGCATCCAAGAAAGTGA